The following proteins are encoded in a genomic region of Salvelinus namaycush isolate Seneca chromosome 12, SaNama_1.0, whole genome shotgun sequence:
- the LOC120057339 gene encoding reticulon-3-like, translated as MADPTTQSAQISSAMNASSTKESTYYVLELVYWRDPKKSAVAFGMSLLVLLSLATFSVISVVSYLLLALLCVTITFRVYKSVIQAVQKSEEGHPFKALMEKDLTVQPEIFCKYVDVCLTYVNRAIKQARHLLLVEDLVDSLKLAGFMWLLTYVGAVFNGITILILTDIIFFSTPLVYERNKTQIDKYIELIRTRVEVTLAKLQDKLPGAVKRTKAE; from the exons ATGGCAGATCCGACGACACAGTCTGCCCAGATTTCGTCAGCTATGAACGCTTCATCGACCAAAGAATCCACATATTACG TGTTGGAGCTGGTGTACTGGCGGGACCCAAAGAAGTCTGCGGTGGCCTTTGGCATGTCCCTGCTGGTCCTTCTGTCCCTGGCTACCTTCAGCGTCATCAGTGTGGTCTCCTACCTGCTGCTGGCACTGCTCTGTGTCACAATCACCTTCCGCGTCTACAAGTCTGTCATTCAGGCAGTGCAGAAGTCTGAAGAGGGCCACCCCTTCAA GGCTCTGATGGAGAAGGACCTGACCGTTCAGCCTGAGATTTTCTGTAAATATGTGGATGTGTGTCTGACCTATGTGAATCGTGCCATCAAACAGGCCAGGCACCTGCTGCTGGTGGAGGACCTGGTGGACTCACTTAAG CTGGCCGGTTTCATGTGGCTGCTGACTTACGTGGGCGCCGTCTTCAATGGCATCACTATCCTGATACTGA CTGATATCATCTTCTTCAGCACGCCTCTGGTTTATGAGAGAAATAAA ACTCAGATCGATAAATACATTGAACTGATTCGCACCAGAGTTGAAGTCACACTTGCGAA GCTTCAAGATAAACTCCCTGGGGCAGTAAAGCGCACCAAAGCAGAGTGA